aaaatcaaattcgggggcagggctgcaggaggtgatcgCAGGGCTCTGACCCCAAGCAGAGTGGCTGCAGCACTCGCGTTTGACCCCCAAACCTTGCATCATCAGCGCCTTTACGGTAGCTGGAGTTCCTCATACTTACACATGAGGAGTTGCAGGCGTGATCTGTACCAGCAGTGGCTTAGGAACCTGGACCAGGGCTAAACCCCAGCAAgagcctttgcacagagctgttgctctgcagctccccagcttgcCTCCCAAAACTCCTCATCCAGCAAAACCTCCCATGCTTATGCGCAGCTTTGATTCTCAGGGCTCCgctgttcctcttgctgatgcTAATGCCCTTGGTGGCATCAGTTCCCATAATCACggattgctgtgtaaaatatttattgcaggacTGATCCTTCTGAGATTATTATCCTGGATGAAATGTCACCAACGACCGTATGGAAGGCTctcactttgaagacagaaaccctttgaatccagggaggaaaaaggtaaaggattGCACACGAACGTGTCCGTGCTCCTCTGCAAGCGACGGTGCACGCCTACGCTTTTCCCACGCTTTGGCCGGCAaggctgagcaaacagcctgtccctgggaacaggcagtgaggaccgtggcatgcaaaccagctcctctctgctggggtggtcccccaaacagggctgaatcagcagcagctggcaggtcttccactgatgatgctctccctctttttctcttccctttgcctttccccactcccGCTTTTCACGTTTAGGAATCTTgacttggaaggagaggagcgagAGCGTGACTCGGGGATGTGCCAacgcagacagagggagaaagcgctttgtttcagttggaggattcccattaaagccatgcagatgttttcagttatccttGGTGTGCTTCAGGCATTCAGTGTCTCTAGACCAGCAAGCTGAGGTGAACGTcacagtcaatgggagtttggtGGTGTTAAGTCTGTGTGCGTACGTGTgcgtgtgggggtgtgggtttGTAGTGGTAGAGGGACTGCTACTGCTTTATCATTCAGTGCTCTTCTTTTAATACCTAATTcctccgctttttttttttcctcttttttccaaatgtaaactgggaatgtccaaaataattttctgttatatttgatgcattctccactttcttcttcatcacgaccgggtttttggtctggtttggggtcctggctttaattcactcttctgtctcttactgGTACGAGAGGGATGccctctgtggcagggcagcatagAGAGCGTCCGAGCAGTTGGCCtaaggtgaaagagaagcatttgctccctgcgcttcagttttacctctcttgcttggtttggttttggttttggtttttttgctttggctctgccatcagcctgggagctgcaaaatgcagaactgccaccttcttgtccCCTGGCTGTACACTGCATCTAAGGGAGCActtcaggtatttgattttgagtACACCGTATGGTCACAGGAGCGGCCAGATgagacctggggggggctctgtgtccctgggctgccccctctgttgttcctccactttccttctgtattgggtctggctgagttggagttcttttaccccatagcagccctcgtagtgctgtgctctgtactggtagctagaaagctgttgataacacagcagtgttttggccatggctgagcagtgctggcacagcatcaaggctgtctctctaacattccccccctccccagtaggctgggggtgggcaagatcttgggaggcaacgtagccaggaagaaggcatacaggcagcaagaagaggcatctcggtagcaagtaaatcttaggtcccttcagatgctggggaccctgcgttCATGCAGCATTGGGCAGACCCCAGATGgattttcccttggcacactGTACAGATCCTGCCTGTGGAGAAGTTCCTCCTTTTGGTCATTCACGGTGTTATAcaacttttcttagaagaaaacaactctatgcGTAAAGGATGTTCACGCGCGgacttcttgctgcactttAGATAACGGCAGGGCCGCGCAGGTGGCGTAATCGCTGGTaccaagcaggagctgcctggaggctccTCTGTCACAGTCAACCAGCTCCGTTTATCCTGCGGCCAAGGGCCATGTGTAGGGACACAGCCTGAAGGCCACGCCGTACGTACggtgcagcacagacctgcacccGCTCCGGTGAACTGTTAGGTGGATCCCCAACTCCTGGAGGTACAGTGATCTCCCAGtcaggatctctgcagcaggctgttaaaCTGCACGGTAACTTGGGAACCAGAGAAGATCCAGATCTGGAGGGGATGGTTAACCACAGGGCCTCACGTTGAACCTCCTCTAAGCTCGTCCTGTGCTTCCAGGGTTCTCGAGCCTCTCGGGGGGCATCTCCCAGACTGGCCGGTGACTCCCAGCTCCCtcgttcctgccttcccctccctgcctgcctgccccactgtggcccctgcagcagcactcagctgagcaccctccgttgctcctggggaaagagcgtcctccttgctctccgtggcattcccccagcacACGGTGCTGTAGCGAGGACAAGGCAGTCAGATACAGACACAGCCTGTTGAACAGAGCGTCCTGCACGCAGTGCTTCCGatagagcagctcaggagcgaggaggtgagctgggtgtgctgcctctcacaAAGAGCATTTGACATCGGCGACCTTCCCCGCtggaccctctgcagcctctctttttcccgATGTTGTAGGTGTTAGGTTGTGTGGTTAAAGGTTcatctccacaaacacagaggaggacaaaggagcaatggcaggcaggggaaccccagggacctaggcagaggcaagggagcaccctgctgtggcttttcccagggctgtcgCAGGAGAGGGATCGCCCAGCTTGTCTGGGTATGAGGCTCACCAGGCAAGTATTGACTCTCCCTTGCTCACCTCACAGACTGACGGGGGGAATGCGCTTCTGTGGCCATGCCCTGCCTCTGAAGCCCGGCCGTAGACAAAAAACTGGCTCAAACTGTGAAGGTTACCAGGCGAGACGTGACTGGGTGCACGTGTGTGGCAAggtctgtgcatgtgaatgtcTGAAACTGGATTCTGAGCTGTCAAGCAGAAGCCTGCTTCTCGCTACACGCAGCCAGCGTGGGCTGGTTGTAAATTTGGGTAACACCTGGAATAAGCAAAAGTGGCATGTCCCGAATCCTACAGTTAATAACGAGCTAGGAGAGAGAAGCCTTAATTCGGAGGCTGATCAGGCATTGTACTGCTCCCATAGACAACTTAGATTGGGAACACTGGGGGCGTGGggttccagaaagaagaggtggtggcaaaaagaagggttcccagaaagaagaagggatcttgaagagaaggaggggacccaggaaggaaaaggtgaagatcctggctggaggaagtaTCCTGGAAGTGGCGGAAGATCTTGGAGACCAGAGAGCTGCGTGGAGACAAGTgccaggggatgcccagggacctTGACCAGCACCCTGCGAAACTGGTAACGgcaagcagctgcacagcaggaaccaaggtgatgttctgcctgaccttcctggacctgcagtagcctccctgctgggataGGGGAGTTGGCTCAAGCAACTGCAGGATTCAATAGGAATGCATTTCACCAAGGTaaagaggacacagcagtggcttggaaatgctggttggtttaatggtaaaactggaattattctgtcaactgtgcattccttttaatatggacttaatttaaaacggctgctttgaagttgttctGGCTTCACCTTAATCGACACCTGCAATCTTCATCATCTTATCTTCTCCAACAGCGACACcacaccctgcccctccccaccccctgcaaaaaaaagccaaaaccaacccaggaaaagaaagacttcaaggGCAAGCTAGGCAGCAAAGTTGTGCGAGATTGGTCAAACTGCTCAAAGTTTGCAGGGAGATTGGAGCTTGCAATTCAGATGTACGTCACTCAGCGTGGGGAGGGTAGTACGCACCTTTCACtggagtcagagggaaaaacagggagaagggagctgcagcGTAAAGAGTAAAGGACACAACATTCTtaggaaaactctcctttttctttccttttccttgctccttcgCTTCCAGATCTCCGTGGTCGCAGTTTGTGctgcctcacctccagcacagcgtgcagaatgaaaagactgtcacagaattcgtcttcctggggttctgcagcaccccagccctgcagcgctgcctctttggccttttctctgccctctgctctgccactcggATGGGAAACACACTTGTCTTTCTGCGTATCTGCCTGGACTActgcctccacagccccaggtacttcttcctctgccacctctccatcGCGGACATCTGCTACGCCTCCAGCAATGTCCCCGTATGCTAAGGAGCCTCCTTGGACAAGGCAGAACCCTCTCCGTTGCTGGGTGTGGGGCACAGATCcatctttatttaatctttgcactTACAGCGTGCGTGCTGCTGGCCGTGATGTCTCATGTTCGCTACGTGGCAATCTGCcgtcccctctgctgtgccctcaTCATGATCTGGAGGCTGCGCCTCACCCTTGCCAcagttttgtgggctttggcGTTCGTATTTGGTACACTGCAAGCCTCTCTGGCTTTacacctgcctttctgtggccCCTGCGAGGCTGTCcacttctcctgtgaaattcttgctgtcttaAAGCTGGCCTGCACTGCCGCTCCTGCCAATAAAGTCctgatctttgctgtttgtgtgtgcttcttcctcttccctttagccTTAATCCTGATTTCCTCCCTGGACATCCCGGCCACCGATCTGCGCATCCGCTCTGTGCCAGGATGGCACGAAACCTTGTCCACATGTGGCTCTCACCCGACCGTGGTGGCTGTCTTTTATGGAAACGCCATCTTCATGTACGCGGGGCCTGGGAGCGGTAAGTCCTCTGGGAGGGagacagttctttcccttttctacactCTCGTCAGCCCCAGTTTGAAGCCCGTCATTTACAGTCGGAGGAACAAGCAGGTGaaggaagccttgctgaagcttcagagaaggaagagggtctttcattccgtctagctggcgctctaggctttcacctgtctcctgtctttctgctctttcttcttgagctcttggggAATTTCTCAGggaatgttaagtggttaaaagtgtcctggtttcagctgggatagagttccctgtcttcctagtagctggtacagtgctatgttttgagttcagtttgcaaagaaccttgataacactgatgtttgcagttgttgctaagtagcgtttagactaaagtcaaggatttttcagcttctcctgcccagccagggcacaagaagtaggcacaggacacagccagggcagctgacccaaactggccaacagggtattccataccatgcgacgtcccatctactataggaactggggagtggggggcgggaaatcgctgctcggggactagctgggtgtcgatgggcgggtggtgagcaattgcactgcgcatcatttgtacattccaatccttttattattgctgttgtcattttagtagtgttatcattatcattattagtttctccttttctgttctattaaaccgttcttatctcaacccaggagttttacttctttttcccgattttctcccccatcccactggaggcgggggagtgagtgagcggctgcgtggtgcttagttgctggctggggttaaaccacgacggagacagagtcacagcagcacagaatggatgctgaaagggacctctagagATCATCCAGCCCACCTcggctgctcaagcagggtcagctgcagcaggttgtgAGTCTGGTTCTCAAAGATGCCGTTGGCTGCGTTGCTCCCAGGTCGTGGAGCTCGCTTGGGAAATGGGCAATAAAGAGGGATGAAGTTTCCAGGCACTTTCTGGCCGGTGcagtgatttggggttttttggggggttggttggggtttttttccttctgatttccgCTCCCCCCGCCACTTCCCGGTCTTGTGGCTGCCcaaggtgcagccagagaaggggaggagggtccctgcctggcccgcagctccctccctcgccattcttggggtgatttggggttattttgctgtgtcagtgaggcaaagctgggctctccggggctgaggtcagtgggacccGAGGAAGGCCGTGAcggtcttgaggctttgaagggctttgcagcgaGCCCTGGccccgctggaggggacgctggtggtgttcaagacgaaggccttgcagcccttgctgTCGTGTGTGCCCgcgtcccccccggcccccaaggtctgtCGTTGTCGCaggggctctgtgctgctttctgcgtggggccgtgtcggtgagtcctgcagggacctgtctgtcctggcttccccaccaaagggctgctccccctggggaaggggagaggggagtagTCCGCGTCCCGCCCACCGTtgcctgccccgctggtggtgactcggccCTGGGGGGATGCTCACCGGGGCTTGCTGAACCCCCATGCGAAAAGTGCCGGGGGAACGGGTGTgatggggatggcgaaggtgccagagcagactggggtgccatacctgctggtggggcctggggtgcctgggctgcagggaagggcttaTCTTTTATAGGTTATCTTTTGTGATGGTAACTTGTAAccttccttcttgtcttttcccagAGAGACCTGGCCACCATGCATTGTCTGGATGTCCTTTACCATATTGTGGATTGTTAAATAATGATACATTTATTGGCAGTGGCACCCCTATCAAGGGTAGGACTTAGCTTTGTCCAGAGGCTGGCATTTGGGTAGAAATCCAACAATCACTTTTGCGGAATATTCGAGCTATATTCTGTGTTAAGATTAAATGGAGGTTCCGATCCCAAGATGGTATCTGGCACACTTGACTCATTGCTACCGTAATTGTTAcaaacaaatcataaaaatcagtCGTAACTTTATCAATTTCAGTTTAAGGGGAGACTCTTGTTCAACTGTCCATGAGGTTGGAGTCCTTTTAATCTTGGAATAATGAATCCACGGGCCTTTCCCTTGGACCTTGACAGCTGTATGAGTAGTCAGGAGCACCTGGAATGGCCCCTTCCACTTCTCAGTTAGCTGCTCCAAATTCCACGACTTGATGTAGACCAAGTTTCCAGGTTGAAATGGATGGGCTGGTGTGTCCAGTTCCAAGGGCCTGCTTGTCGTCACGTACTTGTGCAATTCCTGTACAGTCTTTCCCAAGGACATTAAGTAATTAAAGTCCATTTCCCCTTTAATGTGAATTGTTCCTGGTATATGTGGGGCCTGGTAAGGCCTTCCAGAAAGTAAGTTGCAAGGGCTCAAGCTGGTTTTACCACGAGGTTGTATTCCAATTCTTAACAGCGCTCAAGGTAGCGCTTGTATCCAAGTCATTGATGCTTCCTGACATATTTTCCCGATCTGCAATGTAAGTGTAtggttcattctttctacttttccacttcattgtgGCCTATAAGGGGTATGGAGATCTCATGTTATGGCTAAGTTTTTACTCAACTGTTTTAtaacttcagcaacaaaatgtgGTCCTCTGCCTGAGGACATTCCTAAAGGGATACTGAACCTCAggataatttctttcaacaagATTTTAGTTACTTCTCTAGCTTAATTGGtgtgacagggaaaagcttctggccatccaGTAAAAGTATCAACTAGAAGAAGCATGTATCTATATCCCCTTTTCTAGGCAGTTCTGTAAAATCCATTTGCCAATAGTCTCCTGgggaatttcctccttttgtaacccccaatattaatttattactggtatttgggttatttttacaacaaatttcacatttttccatgatagattggataatttctgtcattgctAGGCTTATAACtatcttttgaagatgttttactaaattttcagttccccaatgttctttatttagcaATGTTCTCGTTTagcaatttctctcattaatGAGGGTGGGATTATTATTTGCCCTGTGGGTGTGACAGCCCACCCAtctgtttgttcttgtgccTGTAAGGCCTTTATTAAGTTAGCATCTTTACTATCATATTTAGGTGGTGTTTCCggtaaagttatttctttttctagtaaTAATGCCATgatgcctgtttctgcagcctctttggcaGCTTCATGTGCCAATTGGTTACCtatttctggtgggttttttcctgtttggtggGCTTTGCAATGCATTATTGCTACCGCCATCGGCTTTTGAATGCTCTGTAATAGTTCTTGAATTTGTGCAGCACGcttgatttcagttccttgtgcTGATAGTagtcctctctctttccagatgGCTCCATGGGCATGTacaactccaaaagcatacttagaCTCTGTCCAGATATTAACCTTTCTCCCTTCACTCAGTTCCAATGCTCGAGTTAAGGCTATTAGTTCTGCCTTTCGGGCTGATGTTTTGGGAGGTAAGGCTCGTGCCTCTACTATGCCATCTAAGGTCATCACAGCGTATCCTGACAGTCTCTTCCCATCGTGAACAAAACCACCGCCGTCAGTATATAACTCCCAGTCTGGATTTTCTAACAGAACGTCTTTAAGATCCGGACGGCTAGCATATATTTCCTCTACAGTTTGTAAGCAATTGTGTTCTGGTGAACTCTCCGCTCAATCAGTGGAGAGGAACACTGCAGGATTTGTAACTGAAGTGGTCTTCAGATCGATGTCATCTTGTTCTAGTAgtaccacttggtatttcagcgTACGGCTGAGGGAcaaccaatgcccccctttttGTTCCGAAACTGTGACTACCGTATGTGGTACACACACAGTAATTTCCCGAGATCCCGCTGCAATTAAGATGTCATCTACATATTGTAATACAGTTCCCCGTCCATTGTCTTttctccaaatctctaattcattcaccagctgatttccaaaaatagttGGGCTATTCTTGAAGCCTTGTGGTAGAACTGTCCAAGTATATTGTGTCTTTCACCCTGGTtcaggattttcccactcaaaagcaaaaagctttgttcACTGGTGGCGGTAGTTAGTAACATACACAGGTTTGCAGCAACTGGATGTATATCTTGTACTCTCTGATTTATTGCTCTAAGATCCTGGACTAAACGGTAATCTTTTCCGTTAGCTTTCTTTACTGGTGAGATAGGTGTATTATATTTTGACTCACATTCTGTTAGCaacttatattttcagaatttttgaacTATTGGTACCAAGCCAGTTCTCgcttctaattttaaagggtattgtttaattcttcttAGGTGACGATCCTAGATTTAGATCAATTCTTACTGGTTATGCTCTCTTAGACCTTCTTGGAACTTCTCCTGCCCAAACGATGGGGATCGCTGCATCTTCTATTTCTCAAGGTATCTTGTCCCTTTTGGGGTTTGTATCCTGTAACAACAAGGCTATGGCTTCGACATATTTAGATTCTGggattaaaatttcaacttcCCCATCTTTGAATCTGATTTCAGCTTCTACCTTTTCAAGTAAATCTCTACCCagtaaagttttcagagaatttggcaaatataAAAACTGGTGAGTAACccattgttttccaagtttaaatTTCAGGGATTTGAAAAATGGCCAGGTCTCACGAGTCCCTGTCGCACCAATgacatttatgcttttgttacttaaatTTCCTTCTAGTGTATTTAAGACTGAATACGTAGCCCCAGTGTTGACTAAAAATTGTGTTTCCTCatctcccagctttgctttaaccagaggttctgctgggagaggttgCTCTGGTCCCCATCAGTCCTCTCCCCCTGCTTACTTCAAAGGCTTctctcagcacagccacaaatacacttgattcctctttcctttaacaTCCCTCTTCCttaaccctttcctcttcttgacCACTGTAGCCAAACACACTACCTCATCCATTAACTTCCCTGGTCATTCAGGgacatgtttagaaaaatatttttattggtgcACATATCCCAGATTTCCACaagagtaacattttcttctagtgttccttcacattctccttctctttttctaggtCTTAGTTCAGACCCTGCACCTGatcatctttcttcctaatcCTTATCTCACTTGTAAACTCTTTGCAAAAGCGACTGCCAATAAATCAGCCTCTTGttgctttgctcctcttcttttttctctctttctttttcttttttttttggtttttttttttgtttttttgtttgttttgtttctgctatcaGGGGCCATTTGACCCACAAGGACACTAATTGCAAGtgcatcattaaaattttgttagcagAGCTTGTCTGAGTCCCCCAAAATCACTGGGACACTCATCAGGTCTCTGCCTGCATTCTTGTACTTTTAGTTCAGTTTACCAATTTACCCCTAGTTCTCCACATGCCCTAATGGCTTCTATTAAATTTCAGAGCCCTGTCTGACAAACAGCTCAGTCTCCTACACCGTTATAGtcccagttttgattttttttttttccccctaaactGTTGTGCTAGTTCTGCTCAGGGAAATTTAACATtcacccttctccttttcttacagGGACATCAGATCCTAGGTAGCAGCCGCAGCCTCCTCCAAGGAAGATatccttgagatttttttttctttttcggaggaagctctcccctccaggatccacctgtgactcctCCCAGCAACCACGAGAGGCTTTTAACCTCCCTTTTAGGCACCTGAGATCCcgggtagcagccccagacttcCCCAAGGCACCCacccaagatgatttttctcctttggaggaagctctttcCTCCAGGGTCCACCTGAGCCTCCCcggaggcatctcccagagccttttggccttttcttatAGGGACCTCagatcccaggtagcagcccTGGATTCTCCAAGGCAGGTAcacaagatgatttttctcttttgcaggaaaCTGTCTCCTCTGGGATCAACCCAAGACTCCTCCCAGTTATCTCTCAGAGTCTTccgacctctgctttcagtaccgGAGATTGCAGCTACCTGCCtcagactcctccaagtaagttactcgaaatatttttttctcctttagataaATCTCTCAACTCTGCCAGCCACCTGAGACTTCTCCCAGGtatctcccagagtcttttgacctctgctttcaggaccagagatcccaggtagcagccccagactcctccaagtacGTTactccaggtattttttttctcctttagatacAGCTCAACTCCGGCAGCTGCCTGAGCCTCCTCCCAGTCATCTCCCAGAGGCTTTTGTCCTCTGCTTTACCTACCTAAGATCTCTGGTATCAGCCCCAGAATCCTCCAAGTAAGCTacccttgaggtttttttcttttttggaggaagctctcccctccgggatccacctgtgactcccaggcatctcccagtcttttgacctctgctttcagtaccgGAGATCACAGATCAGATTCAACAAGGGTGTAAAGAGGGTCCCGCCGGAGGACATTTTGGAATCAGTCCTCCCAAGAGCAGCGGatctgcagtcagggactcccccttgggtcAGGACGccgcccgaggtaactcctcaaggTAGAGAGCCCTCaacttttaggtgagtgatacgtgcattttgagtcatcattttaaattcttaagtcggctgtgtagtattaattccccttacatcactgagcctgtggtttacaaaatgttactggagttctaactaactttttacgaaagaataaagctgagctttaacacctgttggatttgactGTGTGTGCCTCCATAACATCCCTTCGAGTGTAGGTTAAAGCTCTGCCAATGAGCCCCGTTAGCTCGTGAGCCAagacccccttccccctttgagaaaggCGAATCCCATCTGACACCAGCAGGCCTGGGGCCGTGCCGGCCACCCCATTAttgaaaaacccaaaactctggCAGTGACACCAGCCGCGACCCACGTATTAACAGACCGGGTCCgtctctttcttccagtgttgctgcctgcagctggaaggagagagggaaaaataagccGTGTTCCAGATTCCCCTCCCAACCATCCCAAGGCCCCGAAGTCTCTTTCGATCGCCCTTGGACCACGCATTGCAGCTTCGTCGCCACCCAGGCGGAAGAGCAGTAGTGGGCAATAGCCCgtgggctgtcccaggctgggaagtttcccagtgctgccctgaaCCTGGGcccctgggaggcagcaggcttcCCTAAGAGGAGGCTCTGTCCGGCATCTCGGCccctctgttcccctcagaagggagtcacccACACCCCTAAGCTGTCTTGGCTTCCTCGGGGAGGCAGTTGTGATACGGGGGTAGGCCTTTCTGACCGTGGCAACACCTCTGGCGCAGCTGGCCCGAGCTCCACATCCTCCCTGAACTGGCCTTCCACCTCCGGAGCCTCACACCTCTTGTTGAGAGGCACCTaggaaggtgaggagggggtttgcctgctgcccccagcctggcctcctttttctttttcctttttcttttttcctttcctttccttttcccttttttccctttccttttccctttcctttttcctttcctttttcctttttcctttcccctttctttttttctttccttttccctttccttttccctttcccattccctttcactttccctttccttttcccttttttcctttcccccttccttttccctttccttttccctttcctttccctttccttttccctttcctttcctttccttttccctttccttttccctttcctttttcctttttcctttcccctttctttttttctttccttttccctttccttttccctttccctttccctttccttttcccttttttcctttcccccttccttttcccttttttccctttccttttcccttttttccctttccc
This DNA window, taken from Buteo buteo unplaced genomic scaffold, bButBut1.hap1.1 HAP1_SCAFFOLD_62, whole genome shotgun sequence, encodes the following:
- the LOC142027846 gene encoding uncharacterized protein LOC142027846, with the protein product MWRPRESSHAASGRARAWPWEGLAGAGPALRGGTEGTTCSAQLSSAQLSPAQLSSAQLSPAQLSPAQPSSAQPSSAQLSPAQPSSAQLSSAQPSPPAELREAAGRGRRTRDSESLWLLEPCSALPEAETGARKHPRAGGPGKGKGKKGKGKGKKGKGRGKGKKGKGKGKGKGKGKGKGKKKRKGKGKRKKEREKEREKERKGKGKGKGKEREKEREKEGGKEKREKERESEREWEREKEREKERKKERGKEKGKRKGKRKGKRKGKKGKRKGKEKRKRKKKKEARLGAAGKPPPHLPRCLSTRAVLASSGRRS